A genomic region of Paenibacillus sp. PL2-23 contains the following coding sequences:
- a CDS encoding glycosyl hydrolase 53 family protein — MWKKTFGLLLSLALCLTLVSSPVAGPQQTAAAAPSFAKGADISWVPGMEAQGYKWKDKNGVQRDILDILKTDYGINSVRIRVWVNPSNDYGNGYMTVDRAATLAKRAKDKGFSVMLTLHYSDSWADPGKQTKPAAWAGYTFQQLMDAVYNWTRYVMTSMQAKGVTPDWVQIGNETNDGMLWNDGRASTNMKNYAWLVNSGHNAVKSVSSSTKTIVHIANGYDNALFVWNIGGLISNGANFDIIGMSLYPTASDWSTKVNQTISNANNLISRYNKPIIITEIGMDYNQPAAAKSFIADIKTKIRNLSGGKGQGVFYWEPQATPSYNGGYSKGAWQADMKPTIAMEGFLN, encoded by the coding sequence ATGTGGAAAAAAACGTTTGGCCTGCTGCTCAGCCTGGCGCTATGCTTGACCTTGGTCTCGTCGCCTGTGGCTGGGCCACAGCAGACAGCAGCCGCAGCTCCTTCCTTCGCCAAGGGAGCCGATATTAGCTGGGTGCCCGGCATGGAGGCGCAAGGCTACAAGTGGAAGGATAAGAACGGCGTGCAGCGTGATATTCTTGATATTTTGAAAACCGATTATGGGATCAACTCCGTCCGCATCCGCGTTTGGGTCAACCCGTCGAACGACTACGGGAACGGCTACATGACCGTCGACCGAGCAGCTACGCTTGCGAAACGCGCCAAGGACAAGGGCTTCAGCGTTATGCTGACGCTTCACTACAGCGATTCCTGGGCAGACCCCGGCAAGCAGACGAAGCCGGCCGCATGGGCGGGCTATACGTTCCAGCAGCTGATGGATGCCGTCTACAACTGGACCCGCTATGTGATGACGTCCATGCAGGCGAAGGGCGTTACACCGGACTGGGTGCAGATCGGGAATGAGACGAATGACGGCATGCTGTGGAACGACGGCAGAGCCTCCACCAATATGAAGAACTACGCATGGCTTGTCAACAGCGGCCATAACGCGGTGAAATCGGTCAGCAGCTCGACAAAGACCATCGTTCATATCGCGAACGGGTATGACAATGCGCTCTTTGTATGGAATATTGGCGGATTGATCAGCAACGGCGCGAACTTCGACATTATCGGCATGTCGCTGTATCCCACCGCCTCCGACTGGTCAACGAAGGTGAATCAGACGATCTCCAACGCCAACAATCTCATCTCCAGATACAACAAACCGATCATAATTACCGAGATTGGCATGGACTACAATCAGCCCGCCGCAGCCAAAAGCTTCATCGCCGACATCAAGACGAAGATCCGCAATCTGTCCGGCGGCAAGGGCCAAGGCGTGTTCTACTGGGAGCCGCAGGCTACTCCGAGCTACAACGGCGGCTACAGCAAAGGCGCATGGCAGGCAGACATGAAGCCGACGATCGCGATGGAGGGCTTTTTGAACTAA
- a CDS encoding AraC family transcriptional regulator: MEPRKSLPFGLHLQLLWMMDKRTEPGWSDIRQNRNCHTFYWVQEGRGRFVTGEGEEWQARAGMLFYLHPGLQLHMRTDHEHPLRIAMVLVSAYQPQPMQEESGVLTLRGAGALPLPFVTHTEGDAASFYQGLFADMLEQWVPGQAESELAVKARLFELLDRLHRTGSVSPKEESESERLFKRIRSELTRSYAQPVPLREWAVRFGISESYLRALFGRYEGRSPKSYVAALRNEHARRMLLYTDRSMKEIADSCGYGDEFHFSKSFKKLNGMPPRAFRNGEGGSPESL, from the coding sequence GTGGAGCCTAGAAAAAGCCTGCCGTTTGGCCTGCATCTTCAGCTGCTCTGGATGATGGACAAGAGAACGGAGCCGGGCTGGAGCGATATTCGCCAGAATAGAAATTGCCATACCTTTTATTGGGTTCAGGAGGGCCGAGGCCGATTTGTGACGGGGGAGGGGGAGGAGTGGCAAGCACGAGCAGGCATGCTGTTCTACCTGCACCCCGGCCTCCAGTTGCATATGAGAACAGATCATGAGCATCCGCTTCGAATTGCTATGGTGCTGGTGTCGGCGTATCAGCCGCAACCGATGCAGGAGGAGAGCGGCGTATTGACCCTTAGAGGCGCTGGTGCGCTGCCGCTGCCGTTCGTCACTCATACAGAGGGAGATGCTGCCTCATTCTATCAAGGCTTGTTCGCAGACATGCTGGAGCAGTGGGTTCCCGGTCAAGCGGAGAGCGAGCTGGCCGTGAAGGCAAGGCTGTTCGAGCTGCTGGACCGCTTGCATCGAACCGGGAGCGTCAGCCCCAAGGAGGAGAGCGAGAGTGAGCGGCTGTTCAAGCGAATAAGGAGTGAGCTCACCCGCAGCTACGCCCAGCCCGTCCCGCTGCGCGAGTGGGCCGTTCGCTTCGGCATATCGGAGTCGTATTTGCGCGCCTTGTTCGGTCGTTATGAGGGGCGAAGCCCCAAGAGCTATGTGGCGGCGCTTCGCAACGAACACGCCAGACGCATGCTCCTGTACACCGACCGCTCCATGAAGGAGATTGCGGACAGCTGCGGGTATGGTGATGAATTTCATTTTAGCAAAAGCTTTAAGAAGCTGAACGGCATGCCGCCTAGAGCGTTCCGGAATGGAGAAGGCGGCAGCCCAGAATCGCTTTGA
- a CDS encoding acyltransferase — MKHREIDFMPWMTKSEEVQKEQKELQAALVERFGCSFGEECFVSPEAMLYPVSMNIGDRSYIAGGAIVRNTELVAGADCSINTGAVITGKVKLGDAVRIATYASLYGFNHGYASVDVPIHRQPHTSVGIEIGDDVWIGAHAVIVDGVHVGSHSIVAAGAIVTRDVPPYSVIAGNPAKVIRSRLAGMPEAQGHAGGGLESRLQQFGQQVRGELEPLLRFYSETSEAGEPLFRDRPGFSRTVRAYCDAVEIAALFGELPPGWSREALVAKLQSYQSAETGLLPDPWHLPDPDKDDPWLLTDYFSRYHLLAVGYALETLGARLLHPVHAVERLTTGALYRKLDGLPWHINAWSCGDWIDGYATGLYLNAKHFGSAKRPDDLMGWLQTHVNRFTGVWGQPTEKEDWLQPVNGFYRLTRATYAQFGLPLPYPERTIDTVLAHSRNNKFFREDRLNACNVLDVAHPLWLCMKQTEYRREEVVDWATRTLHLALGCWVEGRGFSFRIQERGSEGLQGTEMWLSIIYLLADICGMSASLGYRPQGVHRPDPAWSWRGV; from the coding sequence ATGAAGCATCGGGAGATTGATTTTATGCCGTGGATGACGAAGTCCGAGGAGGTGCAGAAGGAGCAGAAGGAGCTTCAGGCTGCGCTGGTTGAACGCTTTGGGTGCAGCTTCGGGGAGGAATGTTTTGTATCGCCGGAAGCGATGCTGTACCCGGTTTCCATGAACATTGGTGACCGGAGCTATATCGCGGGCGGAGCGATCGTGCGCAATACGGAGCTTGTGGCTGGAGCGGACTGCTCCATTAACACGGGAGCCGTCATTACCGGCAAGGTGAAGCTTGGCGATGCCGTACGTATAGCCACCTATGCCAGCCTTTATGGCTTCAACCACGGCTATGCGTCGGTTGACGTGCCGATACATCGCCAGCCCCATACCTCAGTCGGCATTGAGATCGGCGACGATGTCTGGATCGGAGCTCATGCGGTTATTGTCGACGGCGTCCACGTCGGCTCCCATTCCATTGTAGCCGCAGGCGCTATTGTCACGCGGGACGTGCCGCCCTACAGCGTCATAGCCGGCAATCCGGCGAAGGTTATCCGAAGCCGGCTGGCAGGAATGCCGGAAGCACAGGGGCATGCTGGCGGCGGATTGGAAAGCCGGCTTCAGCAATTCGGCCAACAAGTGCGCGGCGAGCTGGAGCCCCTTCTGCGATTTTATTCCGAGACATCGGAAGCTGGCGAGCCGTTGTTCCGGGACCGTCCCGGCTTCTCGCGGACGGTTCGCGCTTATTGCGATGCCGTTGAAATCGCAGCGCTGTTCGGCGAGTTGCCTCCCGGCTGGAGCCGTGAAGCGCTGGTGGCGAAGCTTCAAAGCTATCAGTCCGCTGAGACGGGACTGCTGCCCGACCCGTGGCATTTGCCAGACCCAGACAAGGACGACCCTTGGCTGCTTACGGATTATTTTTCCCGTTATCATCTGCTCGCTGTTGGTTATGCGCTGGAGACGCTGGGCGCGAGGCTCCTCCATCCCGTTCATGCTGTGGAGAGGCTGACAACGGGAGCCTTGTACCGCAAGCTGGACGGCTTGCCCTGGCACATTAACGCCTGGAGCTGCGGCGATTGGATTGATGGCTACGCGACGGGACTGTATCTGAACGCCAAGCATTTCGGCAGCGCCAAGCGGCCTGACGATCTAATGGGCTGGCTGCAGACCCATGTGAATCGCTTCACCGGCGTGTGGGGCCAGCCCACGGAGAAGGAGGACTGGCTGCAGCCGGTCAATGGCTTCTACCGCCTGACTCGCGCAACCTATGCTCAATTCGGCCTGCCGCTGCCGTATCCCGAGCGAACTATCGATACCGTGCTTGCTCATAGCCGGAACAACAAATTTTTCCGCGAGGACCGGCTGAACGCCTGCAATGTGCTAGACGTAGCCCATCCCCTCTGGCTCTGCATGAAGCAGACGGAGTACCGGCGGGAGGAAGTCGTAGACTGGGCCACGCGCACACTGCACCTCGCGCTGGGATGCTGGGTGGAGGGGCGAGGCTTCAGCTTCCGTATCCAGGAGCGCGGCAGCGAGGGCCTGCAGGGCACAGAGATGTGGCTCAGCATTATCTACCTGCTGGCGGACATCTGCGGCATGAGCGCCTCTCTGGGCTACCGCCCGCAAGGCGTCCACCGGCCGGACCCCGCCTGGTCGTGGCGAGGCGTGTAG
- a CDS encoding PadR family transcriptional regulator, translating to MEFVILGLLQIRSQTVYELNQSFKRGISLFYSASYGSLQAALKKLLEKGWVEFAEEVENGRHKKVYAVLPAGREAFLNWMCSETPASKLEVTALSKLFFLGLIESTVEKRAILQEVKDKLDEALAELEALNQELQGVTVPKEHSVLFRYQLKTLDYGIGAHRFARDWFAREWSQLEEGEQ from the coding sequence ATGGAATTTGTAATTTTGGGTTTACTCCAAATCAGGAGCCAGACGGTATATGAGCTGAATCAAAGCTTTAAGAGAGGGATTTCCTTGTTCTACAGCGCCAGCTATGGCAGCCTGCAGGCTGCGCTCAAGAAGCTGCTTGAGAAGGGGTGGGTTGAGTTTGCGGAGGAGGTCGAGAACGGGAGACACAAGAAGGTGTATGCTGTGCTGCCGGCCGGACGCGAGGCTTTCTTGAATTGGATGTGTAGTGAGACGCCTGCCAGCAAGCTGGAGGTTACGGCGTTGTCTAAGCTTTTTTTTCTTGGGCTGATAGAGAGCACCGTTGAGAAACGCGCTATACTTCAGGAGGTTAAGGACAAATTGGATGAAGCGTTGGCGGAGCTGGAGGCACTGAATCAAGAGCTGCAGGGCGTGACGGTACCGAAGGAGCATAGCGTTCTGTTCCGATATCAGCTGAAGACGCTGGACTACGGCATCGGCGCGCACCGGTTTGCCCGGGACTGGTTCGCCCGAGAATGGAGTCAATTGGAAGAAGGGGAGCAATAG
- a CDS encoding serine hydrolase domain-containing protein → MSNTLMNTNNRTDLYRRLDAVFSKQARSKRGGVARGQAADLQGRVYSAKLGIDYRYSADGMAKPYHIASIGKLFTTVLIGQLIDSGRLRLEDRIADFLPAATLNGLFVYKGHNYESEVTVEHLLGHTSGAADYFGDKVLTGVPLKRLITEQQDRIWTPQELLAISREQQQAVAPPGTKFHYSDTGYVLLGLLLESVTRETFEHRIHAKLIEPLQLNDTYMPFRTKPANVPASDIAPIWFGGHEISGCASLSCDWSGGGLVSTTDDLLAFSRALREGKLLQPSTLHAMDTIRHRFHPGLHYGLGTMEVRFEQFFFLLRGLPRYRGHIGVLSTHLFWDHETDTHIALNFGSEGAMTQSFKALIELARILKRFNSR, encoded by the coding sequence ATGTCCAATACGCTTATGAACACGAATAACCGGACGGATTTATACCGTCGGCTGGATGCCGTATTTTCGAAGCAGGCACGAAGCAAGCGTGGAGGCGTGGCACGCGGTCAGGCGGCCGATCTTCAAGGCCGCGTGTATTCTGCTAAGCTTGGAATCGACTACCGTTATTCGGCAGACGGGATGGCTAAGCCGTACCACATCGCCAGTATCGGCAAGCTGTTCACCACCGTCCTCATCGGCCAATTGATTGACAGCGGCAGACTGCGGCTGGAGGACCGGATCGCAGACTTCCTTCCTGCCGCTACGCTGAACGGTTTATTCGTCTACAAGGGACACAATTATGAAAGCGAGGTAACGGTTGAGCACCTGCTCGGCCATACGTCGGGTGCGGCGGACTATTTTGGCGATAAGGTGTTGACGGGTGTTCCCCTCAAAAGGCTGATTACCGAGCAGCAAGACCGTATATGGACGCCGCAGGAGCTCCTCGCGATATCGAGGGAACAGCAGCAAGCCGTCGCTCCCCCAGGAACCAAATTTCATTACTCCGATACAGGCTACGTGCTTCTTGGCCTGCTGCTTGAAAGTGTGACCCGCGAAACCTTCGAACACCGCATACACGCTAAGCTGATTGAGCCTCTCCAACTCAATGACACCTATATGCCCTTTCGCACGAAGCCGGCGAACGTGCCTGCCTCCGACATTGCTCCCATCTGGTTTGGCGGACACGAGATCAGCGGCTGCGCCAGCCTCAGCTGCGACTGGTCCGGCGGAGGATTAGTATCTACCACGGATGATCTGTTGGCTTTCAGTCGAGCATTAAGAGAAGGCAAGCTGCTGCAGCCTTCTACTTTACATGCGATGGATACCATTCGCCATCGTTTCCATCCAGGCCTTCATTATGGACTCGGCACCATGGAGGTGCGATTTGAGCAATTCTTTTTTTTACTAAGAGGACTTCCGCGCTATAGGGGACATATCGGCGTGTTGTCAACGCACCTATTCTGGGACCATGAGACAGATACGCATATTGCGTTGAATTTTGGTTCGGAGGGTGCCATGACACAGAGCTTCAAAGCTCTTATCGAACTGGCGCGCATCTTGAAGAGGTTTAATAGTAGGTGA
- a CDS encoding GNAT family N-acetyltransferase yields MGTLKLVRPSVDFREAYVAFYEDWRRSGEDIVPWVVEREPFDMEEYVAFLYATDSEEKLPQDGWVPHSTYWLLHEETGEIVGAVNIRHRLNDRLLEGGGHIGYGIRPAARGKGYASIQLAEALRAAKSLGIDRALLVCDSDNVASERTIRRAGGVLENELTTSNGHHVKRFWIEC; encoded by the coding sequence ATGGGAACATTGAAGCTGGTGCGGCCGTCGGTTGACTTCAGGGAAGCTTATGTGGCGTTTTACGAGGATTGGAGGCGTTCGGGGGAGGATATTGTCCCATGGGTTGTTGAGCGGGAACCATTCGATATGGAAGAGTATGTTGCGTTCCTGTATGCGACCGACAGCGAGGAGAAGCTGCCACAGGATGGCTGGGTGCCGCATTCCACCTACTGGCTGCTCCATGAGGAGACGGGGGAAATTGTAGGCGCGGTGAATATTCGCCATCGGTTGAACGACAGGCTGCTGGAAGGCGGCGGACATATTGGCTACGGTATTCGTCCAGCGGCACGAGGCAAGGGCTACGCTTCCATACAGCTTGCGGAAGCGCTGCGAGCGGCTAAGTCTCTTGGCATCGACCGCGCGCTGCTTGTCTGCGACAGCGACAACGTCGCCTCGGAGCGGACGATCCGCAGGGCTGGCGGCGTGCTGGAGAACGAGCTGACGACGTCGAATGGCCACCATGTGAAGCGCTTCTGGATCGAATGTTAA
- a CDS encoding glycoside hydrolase family 66 protein has product MTAIGIKDLYPLKAQFASGEEVALAVELANGAVQAATLHIRVFIRELDRIVRHCELAVEAPAQDEVRVELKLGSFEAAFVGLGADAELLMDGEVVSRLSTAFDVADDWRRATRYGFLSDFGAEQAGDASDVLWMTKLHLNLVQFYDWMYRHDDLVSAEEVYMDLMGRSVSRKVVEEKIALCHAHGMKAVAYGAVYAASKAFAEQHPDWRLYTGAGEPYDFIGIFNIMNISPASPWHGHIVAEYGKAVEQLGFDGIHMDTYGFPKTAWSRLEGVPRLERLEEQFPALIESTREALSELKDDVCLIFNNVGNWPVDTVARASQDAIYVEVWKPYERYHHLREIIGWAQHLSGGKNVILAAYLKPFRELDALGEGGAENGYRLLNAVVSAHGAHHLLHGENGGVLTQGYYVDYSRLRPGFMRVVRDYCDFGVRYGHVLYAEGMRDVSMTHADGDNMEYTFEGFPFSTYGEAGKVWTVIREKPELKLVHFINLVSASDDRWNEAKETPSPVEGRIVRVAVDGEVESVLLASPDAHGGQALPLAFRLETTPRGYTAVIALPPLQFWDVVLVRVKTEEVAEIR; this is encoded by the coding sequence GTGACAGCAATTGGTATAAAAGATTTGTATCCCCTCAAGGCGCAGTTCGCCAGCGGGGAGGAGGTCGCGCTCGCGGTCGAGCTCGCGAATGGAGCCGTACAGGCGGCGACGCTTCATATTCGTGTCTTCATTCGCGAGCTGGACCGCATCGTGCGGCATTGTGAGCTGGCGGTAGAGGCTCCGGCGCAGGACGAGGTGCGGGTGGAGCTGAAGCTGGGCTCGTTCGAGGCCGCTTTTGTAGGCTTGGGCGCCGATGCGGAGCTGCTGATGGATGGGGAAGTGGTCTCCCGTCTGTCCACGGCGTTCGATGTCGCGGACGACTGGCGGCGCGCGACGCGCTACGGCTTCCTGAGCGACTTCGGAGCAGAGCAGGCCGGCGACGCCTCGGATGTGCTCTGGATGACGAAGCTGCATTTGAACCTTGTGCAGTTCTACGACTGGATGTACCGGCACGATGACCTGGTCAGCGCGGAGGAAGTCTACATGGACCTCATGGGGCGGTCCGTCAGCCGGAAGGTCGTGGAGGAGAAGATCGCGTTATGCCATGCCCATGGCATGAAGGCGGTTGCTTATGGCGCGGTATATGCGGCCAGCAAAGCTTTTGCGGAGCAGCACCCCGACTGGCGGCTGTATACGGGAGCGGGGGAGCCATACGATTTTATCGGAATATTTAACATCATGAATATATCACCTGCCAGCCCGTGGCATGGCCATATTGTCGCGGAGTACGGCAAGGCGGTGGAGCAGCTGGGCTTCGACGGCATTCATATGGACACCTACGGCTTCCCCAAGACGGCCTGGTCCAGGCTGGAGGGCGTGCCGCGACTGGAGCGACTGGAGGAGCAGTTCCCTGCGCTGATCGAGTCCACTCGCGAGGCTCTGTCGGAGCTGAAGGACGATGTCTGCCTTATTTTCAACAATGTTGGCAATTGGCCTGTTGATACGGTTGCTCGGGCGAGCCAGGATGCGATCTACGTGGAGGTGTGGAAGCCTTATGAGCGATATCATCATCTGCGGGAGATTATCGGCTGGGCGCAGCATCTAAGCGGGGGCAAAAACGTCATTCTCGCGGCGTATTTGAAGCCTTTCCGGGAGCTGGACGCTTTGGGAGAGGGCGGCGCGGAGAACGGCTATCGTCTGTTGAACGCGGTCGTGTCCGCGCATGGCGCACACCATCTGCTGCACGGGGAGAACGGCGGCGTGCTGACGCAGGGCTACTACGTGGATTACTCCAGGCTGCGGCCCGGCTTCATGCGCGTAGTGAGGGACTATTGCGACTTCGGCGTCAGGTATGGGCATGTGCTGTACGCCGAGGGCATGCGCGACGTGTCCATGACTCATGCGGATGGGGATAATATGGAGTACACGTTCGAAGGGTTTCCGTTCAGCACCTATGGCGAAGCCGGCAAGGTGTGGACGGTCATTCGGGAGAAGCCGGAGCTGAAGCTGGTGCATTTCATCAACCTGGTGTCCGCCTCCGACGATCGATGGAATGAAGCCAAGGAAACGCCTTCGCCCGTAGAAGGCCGAATCGTAAGAGTAGCGGTTGACGGCGAGGTGGAGTCCGTCCTGCTGGCAAGTCCGGACGCGCACGGCGGGCAGGCTCTCCCTCTGGCATTCCGGCTGGAGACGACCCCTCGCGGCTACACGGCCGTCATCGCGCTGCCGCCGCTGCAGTTCTGGGATGTTGTGCTGGTGCGGGTGAAGACGGAGGAAGTGGCAGAGATTAGATAA
- a CDS encoding carbohydrate ABC transporter permease: MTQKTGFSLSAAAKYSIAGMMVLLSLIPFYVLLYLSMNAPSANVFGGVLLVPDFHFGNFSDAWEGSKLGRSMINSLIITIGAVALIVVVASSAGYSIARFRSKGNAAIFNTLLACLMIPAIIITVPLYSLMKTIGGINTHWAMILLTAANALPLSVFLYASFIRSLPKEVEESAVIDGCTYFTAFWRVTFHFLRPVTSAVVILTGLGIWNNYGQAVFFLQSQEMRTVPLAVSMFFQTYGAKWNMMAAAALIGLAPAVLAFLAFQRYFIKGITAGALKG; this comes from the coding sequence ATGACACAAAAAACGGGATTTTCATTATCGGCTGCGGCCAAATATAGCATTGCGGGGATGATGGTGCTTCTGTCCCTCATTCCCTTCTACGTGCTGCTGTACTTGTCGATGAACGCGCCGTCGGCGAACGTCTTCGGGGGCGTGCTGCTTGTGCCGGACTTTCACTTCGGCAATTTCTCCGATGCGTGGGAGGGCTCCAAGCTTGGCCGCTCGATGATTAATTCCCTGATTATTACAATCGGAGCGGTGGCGCTGATCGTTGTTGTCGCAAGCTCGGCGGGCTATTCCATCGCGAGGTTCCGCAGTAAGGGGAACGCGGCTATCTTTAACACGCTGCTCGCGTGCCTCATGATTCCCGCCATTATTATTACCGTGCCGCTCTATTCGCTAATGAAGACGATTGGCGGCATCAATACCCATTGGGCGATGATTCTGCTGACCGCCGCGAACGCGCTGCCCTTGTCGGTGTTCCTGTACGCAAGCTTTATCCGCTCGCTGCCGAAGGAGGTAGAGGAGTCGGCCGTGATAGACGGCTGCACGTATTTCACCGCATTTTGGCGGGTGACGTTCCATTTCCTCCGCCCGGTGACCTCGGCTGTTGTTATTCTGACCGGTCTCGGGATTTGGAACAATTACGGGCAGGCGGTTTTTTTCCTCCAGAGTCAGGAGATGCGCACCGTGCCGCTGGCGGTGTCGATGTTCTTCCAGACGTACGGCGCCAAGTGGAACATGATGGCGGCAGCGGCCTTGATCGGCCTCGCCCCGGCGGTGCTGGCGTTTCTGGCGTTCCAGCGGTATTTCATCAAGGGCATTACGGCGGGCGCGCTGAAAGGATGA
- a CDS encoding sugar ABC transporter permease, which produces MRVMLYKISGKLHHFMAVPAIVLFGLFFLYPLAQGVGISLTDSNGITQPSFVGLQNFIDFFGDDRARNDVLITVYFALGSAPLLNLFGLLYALFLDRSMAGRGFVRAAVYLPAVISPLIMGYIWYFILQPERGYLSHVLDTIGLGYLDVNWLGESSSALVVLVLVNVWQYVGMTMIVYLAGLQGIPAELYEAARIDGAGRWSAFRYVTLPLLYPSIKINVVTNIIGSLSVFEIIVALTDGGPGYATESLSIYIMRMLYGSFTGYSTAVALILFVIILIPVALFLRMTKKSEYEL; this is translated from the coding sequence ATGCGCGTAATGCTGTACAAAATAAGCGGCAAGCTGCATCATTTTATGGCAGTCCCGGCGATTGTGCTGTTCGGCTTGTTCTTCCTGTATCCGCTCGCACAAGGGGTCGGGATCAGTCTGACGGATTCCAACGGCATCACCCAGCCAAGCTTTGTGGGCCTGCAGAACTTCATCGATTTCTTCGGGGACGACCGGGCGCGGAACGACGTGCTGATTACCGTCTACTTCGCGCTCGGCAGCGCTCCGCTGCTGAATCTGTTCGGCTTGCTGTACGCGCTGTTCCTCGACCGGAGCATGGCGGGCAGGGGCTTCGTCCGAGCGGCGGTCTACCTGCCGGCCGTCATCAGCCCGCTTATTATGGGCTACATCTGGTATTTCATTTTGCAGCCGGAGCGGGGTTATCTATCCCATGTCCTTGACACGATCGGCCTCGGCTACCTCGACGTCAATTGGCTTGGTGAAAGCTCCTCCGCGCTGGTTGTGCTGGTCCTGGTCAACGTATGGCAATATGTCGGCATGACGATGATCGTCTACCTGGCAGGCTTGCAGGGCATTCCGGCGGAGCTGTATGAAGCCGCCCGGATCGACGGAGCGGGCAGATGGTCGGCATTCCGTTACGTGACGCTGCCGCTGCTGTACCCGTCTATTAAGATCAACGTCGTCACGAACATCATCGGCTCCTTGTCCGTGTTCGAGATTATCGTGGCGCTGACGGACGGCGGGCCGGGCTATGCGACGGAATCGCTGAGCATCTACATTATGAGAATGCTGTACGGCAGCTTTACGGGCTATTCCACCGCCGTAGCGCTCATCCTGTTCGTCATCATTCTGATTCCGGTCGCGCTGTTCCTGCGAATGACGAAGAAGTCCGAATACGAGCTTTGA
- a CDS encoding extracellular solute-binding protein — MIRKKWMSLLCAMLVLALAAACSSGGNGGNGGSNGGATAEPSAAASAKPVETEKPQEKVTLKFFTGKVETVDLMNELIAKFEAANPNIKVEQEYQKDASNMIKVKFASGDVPDITTVYAQDYVDQGKYLDLSNEPFWSRVLPAIKELNTDIKSGKQYRVATNVTMAGIFYNKKVFEELGLKEAHTWAEFKGNLQTIKEKKPDMTPMFLAGKDSWTLGHLIEFMAHGVIKQKHGVADARAAFINNEQDKLQFDAQGGGIEAFAGRLLELKEAGLINKDAITATYDNQKEAFVTGKSALFSQGMWVLGDLLTLNPDMAGDIGFAPFPAIVDGTQPVTLSAEDSVYAITSESKHPEEAKKFLEFLFQPDNLKAYSEFLKSPPAFTDVSADWGPLKDQAAAALKAGVNIAFTDTPSGFSGDDAGRMVQELLAGKYKSSVDFASAYNEAWNKAWSATNK, encoded by the coding sequence GTGATTCGTAAAAAATGGATGAGTTTGTTATGCGCTATGCTTGTTCTGGCGCTTGCGGCGGCGTGCAGCTCGGGCGGCAACGGCGGCAATGGAGGCAGCAACGGAGGGGCAACGGCGGAGCCGTCGGCAGCCGCTTCGGCGAAGCCGGTGGAGACGGAGAAGCCTCAGGAGAAGGTGACGCTGAAGTTTTTTACAGGCAAGGTAGAAACAGTGGATCTGATGAATGAGCTGATCGCGAAGTTCGAGGCGGCGAATCCGAACATCAAGGTGGAGCAGGAGTACCAGAAGGACGCCAGCAATATGATCAAGGTCAAGTTCGCCTCCGGCGATGTCCCGGATATTACAACAGTTTACGCTCAGGATTATGTGGATCAAGGGAAATACCTGGACCTGTCCAATGAGCCGTTCTGGTCCCGCGTACTGCCGGCGATCAAGGAGCTGAATACCGACATTAAGAGCGGCAAGCAGTACAGGGTCGCGACGAATGTTACGATGGCGGGCATCTTTTACAACAAGAAGGTGTTCGAGGAGCTTGGCTTGAAGGAAGCTCATACATGGGCGGAATTCAAAGGCAATCTGCAGACGATCAAAGAGAAGAAGCCTGATATGACACCGATGTTCCTGGCTGGCAAGGACTCCTGGACGCTGGGGCATCTGATCGAATTTATGGCGCACGGGGTCATCAAGCAGAAGCACGGCGTGGCGGACGCGCGAGCGGCGTTCATCAACAATGAGCAAGACAAACTGCAGTTCGACGCGCAGGGCGGAGGCATCGAGGCGTTCGCGGGCAGGCTGCTGGAGCTGAAGGAAGCGGGACTCATTAACAAGGATGCCATTACGGCCACGTATGACAATCAGAAGGAAGCGTTCGTTACCGGCAAGTCGGCGCTGTTCAGCCAAGGCATGTGGGTGCTCGGCGATCTGCTGACGCTGAACCCGGATATGGCAGGCGATATCGGCTTTGCACCATTCCCGGCTATCGTCGACGGCACGCAGCCCGTTACGCTGTCCGCCGAGGATTCCGTGTACGCCATTACGTCGGAATCCAAGCACCCGGAGGAAGCGAAGAAGTTTCTGGAGTTCCTGTTCCAGCCGGACAATCTGAAGGCGTACAGCGAATTCTTGAAGTCGCCGCCGGCGTTCACGGATGTCAGCGCGGACTGGGGACCGCTGAAGGATCAAGCTGCCGCAGCGCTGAAGGCAGGCGTCAACATCGCCTTCACGGATACGCCGTCGGGCTTCTCGGGAGACGACGCTGGCCGAATGGTGCAGGAGCTGCTGGCAGGCAAATACAAATCCTCCGTCGACTTCGCCTCCGCGTACAACGAAGCCTGGAATAAGGCGTGGAGCGCGACCAATAAATAG